Part of the Kitasatospora sp. NBC_01266 genome, TCCTCGACCAGGTCCCGCTTCTGCCGCGCCGACCAGTCGGCCGGGGCCCAGAGGCTGACCACGTCGTGGTAGACCTCGCGGTCCAGCTCGCGGATCTCGCTGATGTCCACCGACAGCTCACCCACGAAGGAACTGCCCACCAGCACTACCGGCTTGTGCGCGTGCGCCGGGTCGAGGGCGTTCTCGCTCACGCCGTCGACCGCGTCGATCGCGCGCCTGCCGAGCGAGCGCAGCTCGTGGTGGATCGGGAAGACCGGCTCGCCGTCCAGTACTTGGTAGTCGCTGTCCGAGTCGCGGCGGTGGACCGACTCGCAGCCGAGCGCGCTGCCGATCAGGAACGCCCGGTTGGTGCAGGCACCGTAGGAGACACCGGCCGGCAGCATCAGGTCGAGCAGCAGCTCGGGCTCGGCGACCTGGGCCTCCTTGATCACCCGCTGCAGGAAGTCCCGCTGGGTGTCCTCGTCCAGGTGGTGTAGCACCACGTTCGGCACCGGCCGCGCCGCGCCGACCAGTTCGGCGTGCTCGGCGAAGGTGGGCCGATCGGAGGAGTCCAGGATCAGCAGGTGCACCTCGACGCCGAACTGCTCGGCGGCGTAGCGTGCTTCCTCGCGGATCGCCGAAATCGTCGCGGCGCAGGCCCGGTTGGTGGGCAGGGTCAGGCAGATTCGGCGCATTCCCGGCCTCCCTCGACCTCGACCTGCTCGCCGTGCCAGGAGCGCAGCCCCAGCAGCTTCTCGCCGAGCTCGTTCAGCGTGGCGGCGCCGTACCGCAGCGACTCGTGCTTCACCGCGTCGCCGACCAGGGTCCGGTTCCAGGTCGGCGTGCTGACCTCGCGCCAGGACTCGACCCGGGAACGGCGCAGCTCCTCGGCCTCCTCCAGGGCGGGCATCATCGACAGGTACTGCACCGAACGCACCCCGCCCGCCGAGGTGTTGCGGGCCACTCCGTGCGCCAGCAGGCCGTTCCAGATCAGCAGGTCGCCGGCCTTCAACTCCGGTCGCACGATGGGGAACTCGTCGCGGTCGACGGCCGGCCGGATCGGGTCCCGGTCGGTCGGCTGCC contains:
- a CDS encoding DUF6271 family protein, with translation MRRICLTLPTNRACAATISAIREEARYAAEQFGVEVHLLILDSSDRPTFAEHAELVGAARPVPNVVLHHLDEDTQRDFLQRVIKEAQVAEPELLLDLMLPAGVSYGACTNRAFLIGSALGCESVHRRDSDSDYQVLDGEPVFPIHHELRSLGRRAIDAVDGVSENALDPAHAHKPVVLVGSSFVGELSVDISEIRELDREVYHDVVSLWAPADWSARQKRDLVEESFTGAGTDPFVADHSTLAIVDPMRLDMCNISFQQVHERVPLPPATDTIGSDYFLMHLVQDAKLPGVLHNRHIVNFYTGERRTDEGFLAYQLRFAKFFLSMLYFNFCYDRMAAAGESLLDERQQVRADAVAGIVRRSADLDQAENVRRLESLAASYRKLGGRYATFADQLADRHDQLLEEARLDIENFALLIDAWEALVRAGKRLGPLTHA